The Acidobacteriota bacterium region ACGTTGATGATGCGCGCGTGCTTGCTGACCCGGTCGAAGAACATGCCCAGCTGGTGGTAGGTGCCCACCACGTTCATCCGAATCGGCTGCTCCTTGAGCAGCTCCTGTTCCTGCAGCGGCTGGGGATTGAACAAACGCAGATCCAGGTTGGCCTGATCGGCGAGGGACTTGATCCACTTGAGCAGATCACCCAGTTCGGGTTCGGTGGGCAGGATCGCCTTGAGGTCGGCAAGCTTGAGTTCCAGCGCGGCGATATCACGCTCCAACTCGTCGAGCTTGGCCAGTGCCAGCTTGCCCTGGCGGATCTTGGCCTGCGTGTCCTCGATCCTGGTGGTCAGGTCCTCGATCTTCGCCTTCTTGGCCGACAGATTGGCCGGGGCCATGGAGTAGCTCAGCCAGATCAAGACGCCGCCGACGACGGCAGCCAGGATCAGGTGACCCCACCAGGGCATGTTCTTGAAGTCCATCGTCAGCTCCTCGCGCCGGCGTCGTCCGACGATGCGTCCTCGCCGCCGCTCGCACCCGTGGGGGGGGTAAACCTGCACGACAGCACGAAACTCACGCCCTCGGGAACGCGCTGGGTGGTGCCCATGGTCACGTCGGAGAAGAAGGAGGAGTCGCGCAGGTTGTTGTAGAAGTTGCTGACAGCATTGAACGTAGTAGCCTTGCCGCGCACCCGGATACCGCCGTCCCGCTCCTCGAGCCCCTCGAGCCAGAGGAACTCGGGAAGCTGGCGGCTGATCTGGTCGAGCAGGTGGACGGGTACGCGCTGACGACGCTTGAGTTCGGAGATCAGCGCGACACGCTGCTCGAGAGCGTCCTTCTTGGCCTGCCGCTCGTCGACAGTCCTCAGGGCCTGCTCGACTTCCTTGAGGTCCTCTTCAGCCTGGGCCAGATCCTGCTTGAGGGTCTCGATCCGGTTGCCGAGGGTGTACCAGCTGACCCCGATGTAGCCGAAGGTCAGCAGCATCACCACGATCCACACCACACCGATGGTCGAAATCCCGCCGAAGCTGATCTTCGGGCCTTCCTTGGTCGTCTTGTCTTGCTCGAGCAGGTTGATCCGAATCATCGGTCACCCACCTTTCGCAGGGCGAGGCCCACGGCCACCGCGGTATCGGGTCCGGCATCCCCAAATTGGCTTTCCAGGCGCGCCGGCAGCCGGACCTGGCGGAACGGGTCGAGTTGGTGCACAGCCGCACCGAAACGCTCACCCAGGGCCTGCTGAAGTCCCGGAAGGCGGGAGCCGCCCCCGGTGAGGTAAATCGCGTCCACCGGGGCTTCGCTGCCGGCGAAAGCCTTGACGAAGTCCACGGTGCGCTGAATCTCGTTACCCAGTTCCTCGTTGACGGAGCCCAGAATCG contains the following coding sequences:
- the pilO gene encoding type 4a pilus biogenesis protein PilO yields the protein MDFKNMPWWGHLILAAVVGGVLIWLSYSMAPANLSAKKAKIEDLTTRIEDTQAKIRQGKLALAKLDELERDIAALELKLADLKAILPTEPELGDLLKWIKSLADQANLDLRLFNPQPLQEQELLKEQPIRMNVVGTYHQLGMFFDRVSKHARIINVENVRITPNTNRSVRTATIAASFVAKTFIFREDAAAAEGGAP
- a CDS encoding PilN domain-containing protein, coding for MIRINLLEQDKTTKEGPKISFGGISTIGVVWIVVMLLTFGYIGVSWYTLGNRIETLKQDLAQAEEDLKEVEQALRTVDERQAKKDALEQRVALISELKRRQRVPVHLLDQISRQLPEFLWLEGLEERDGGIRVRGKATTFNAVSNFYNNLRDSSFFSDVTMGTTQRVPEGVSFVLSCRFTPPTGASGGEDASSDDAGARS